One Triticum dicoccoides isolate Atlit2015 ecotype Zavitan chromosome 5B, WEW_v2.0, whole genome shotgun sequence genomic window carries:
- the LOC119312393 gene encoding purple acid phosphatase 2-like, translating to MGARRRLALLALAVALAAAAATTGHAGVTSAYRRKLEATADMPFDADVFRVPPGYNAPQQVHITLGDQTGTAMTVSWVTASELGNGTVRYGPSPDKMEMSAQGTHTRYDYFNYTSGFIHHCVLRNLKHGVKYYYAMGFGHTVRTFSFTAPPKPGPDVPFKFGLIGDLGQTFDSNSTLSHYEANGGDAVLFVGDLSYADAYPLHDNRRWDSWARFVERSVAYQPWIWTAGNHELDYAPEIGETVPFKPFTHRYRTPYRAAASTEPLWYSVKIASAHIIVLSSYSSYGKYTPQWTWLSDELARVDRKATPWLILLMHSPWYNSNNYHYMEGETMRVQFESWLVAAKVDLVLAGHVHSYERSRRFSNVAYNIVNGKATPVRDMDAPVYVTIGDGGNIEGIANNFTEPQPSYSAFREASFGHATLEIKNRTHAYYAWHRNHDGAKATADSVWLTNRHHLPTDDSK from the exons ATGGGGGCTCGCCGGCGCCTGGCGCTCCTGGCGCTCGCCGTGGCCCTCGCCGCGGCGGCGGCCACCACGGGCCACGCCGGCGTGACCAGCGCGTACCGGCGCAAGCTGGAGGCCACCGCCGACATGCCGTTCGACGCCGACGTCTTCCGCGTGCCGCCGGGCTACAATGCCCCCCAGCAG GTGCACATCACGCTGGGCGACCAGACGGGCACGGCGATGACGGTGTCGTGGGTGACGGCGAGCGAGCTGGGCAACGGCACGGTGAGGTACGGCCCGTCGCCGGACAAGATGGAGATGTCGGCGCAAGGCACGCACACGCGCTACGACTACTTCAACTACACCTCCGGCTTCATCCACCACTGCGTCCTCAGGAACCTCAAG CATGGCGTGAAGTACTACTACGCGATGGGGTTCGGCCACACGGTGCGGACCTTCTCCTTCACCGCCCCTCCCAAGCCCGGCCCCGACGTGCCCTTCAAGTTCGGACTCATCG GTGACCTGGGGCAGACGTTCGACTCCAACAGCACGCTGTCGCACTACGAGGCCAACGGCGGCGACGCGGTGCTCTTCGTGGGCGACCTCTCGTACGCGGACGCGTACCCGCTGCACGACAACCGGCGCTGGGACAGCTGGGCGCGCTTCGTGGAGCGCAGCGTGGCGTACCAGCCCTGGATCTGGACCGCCGGCAACCACGAGCTGGACTACGCGCCGGAGATCGGCGAGACGGTGCCCTTCAAGCCCTTCACCCACCGCTACCGCACGCCGTACCGCGCCGCCGCCAGCACGGAGCCCCTCTGGTACTCGGTCAAGATCGCCTCCGCCCACATCATCGTGCTCTCCTCCTACTCCTCCTACGGCAAGTACACGCCGCAGTGGACGTGGCTGTCCGACGAGCTGGCCCGCGTCGACCGCAAGGCCACGCCGTGGCTCATCCTGCTCATGCACTCGCCATGGTACAACAGCAACAACTACCACTACATGGAGGGGGAGACGATGCGGGTGCAGTTCGAGAGCTGGCTCGTCGCCGCCAAGGTCGACCTCGTCCTCGCCGGCCACGTCCACTCCTACGAGCGCAGCCGCCGCTTCTCCAACGTCGCCTACAACATCGTCAACGGCAAGGCCACGCCCGTGCGCGACATGGACGCGCCCGTCTACGTCACCATCGGCGACGGCGGCAACATCGAGGGCATCGCCAACAA CTTCACGGAGCCGCAGCCGTCCTACTCGGCGTTCAGGGAGGCGAGCTTCGGGCACGCCACGCTGGAGATCAAGAACCGGACGCACGCCTACTACGCGTGGCACCGCAACCACGACGGCGCCAAGGCCACAGCCGACTCCGTCTGGCTCACCAACAGACACCACCTCCCCACCGACGACTCCAAGTGA